GCCGGCATAGCCTACAAGGTCAACATTCTGATGTCAGGCAAGAGGACTCTGAGCCTGTCTCTGACGGTCTGGTTCCTACGGGAAGGCAGCATGTTCGTGGCCCTCGGGGCGTCCACCTGTAGCCTACTGGCCATTGCTATCGAGCGGCACTTGACCATGATCAAAATGAGACCTTACGATGCCAACAAGAAGCACCGCGTCTTTCTCCTGATCGGGATGTGCTGGCTGATCGCGTTCTCGCTGGGCGCCTTACCCATCCTGGGCTGGAACTGCCTGCACAACCTCCCTGACTGCTCCACCATCCTGCCCCTCTACTCCAAGAAGTACATCGCGTTCTGCGTCAGCATCTTCACGGCCATCCTGGTGACCATCGTGATCCTGTACACACGCATCTACTTCCTGGTGAAGTCCAGCAGCCGCAGGGTGGCCAGCCCTCACAACTCAGAGCGGTCCATGGCCCTGCTGCGGACCGTGGTGATCGTGGTGAGCGTCTTCATCGCCTGCTGGTCCCCACTCTTCATCCTCTTCCTCGTGGATGTGGCCTGCAAGGTGAAGGAGTGTGCCATCCTGTTCAAGGCCCAGTGGTTCATTGTGCTGGCCGTGCTCAACTCCGCCATGAACCCGGTCATCTACACGCTGGCCAGCAAGGAGATGCGGCGGGCCTTCTTCCGGCTGGTCTGCACCTGCCTGGTCAGGGGCCAGGGTGCCCTCTCCTCACCCATCCAGCCTGCTCTCGACCCAAGCAGAAGCAAATCCAGcggcagcaacaacagcagcccCTCCCCAAAGAGCAAGGAAGACCTCCCCCAAACAGCTGCCTCGCCCTGCATAACAGACAGAAACAAAACCCTGCAGAATGGGATCCTCTGCAAGTGAGGACGCCGGGCTCCAGGAACGTGGGGTCCTTGCATCTCCATGGAACGAGCAGCAGCTAACCCTGCAGCCACATTCTTATTGATTGCACGCCTCACCCACGGCGGCTGTTCCAGAGCTAGGACTCAGGAAACCTATTCTGCCAACAGCCTGCCTGTTGTGGACGTCTCTTAAGGAGGGAACCCAAGGAATTGCCAACCCATTTCAGTGTAGACAGCATGCCTTTTCCGTTTAGGCTCCAGGCTCTTCCAAATGTACCAAGCTGCCGATGTCATCAGTGCCTTACCTTGAATCCCACCGACCACTGTCTGCTGTGCCTAGAGAGGGAAGGTCGTGGACCACAGTGTACAGTGTGTCTCCCAGAACATCAGGATGATGTTTGGTAACTTTACACTACACTCTGCACAGGATAGATGCTGTATATTCGTCATTTCTGTGTTACAGAGCACTTGCGTTTCATACGTCTGCCATTGGTACATGCATAAGTCGCAGTACGTGATACTGTTACGTAACAGGAAGTACAGGTATGTTCTGACTGAAGCACCAGGTATGAGGATATGGCTGGGTACTAGGTGGACGCACTGGTCCCAGTCTCCTCAGACTGACATGAAGTCTCAAGTTAAGCAGGTTTTGAAAGCCCAAATCCCCCCAAAGGACTTGTCCAAGGCTGGTCTCAGATGTGTGGGTCTGACTCCAAACTGTCCTGAGACATACACTTGACAGCGTCTGGAGTATCCTGGTGAGAATGAGCAAGTTCTGTGGGCGTACATCCCCCAAGGGGACCCCTGCTTCTCTTCTGTCATTTGTCCCTGCAGTCTTAAGCACATCTAAAAGCCAAGTTAGCCAAATTACGTGATTGTTTGGCATTTCTCCAAATCACAGAAAAGCCAGCCAACGTATTCCAGGAGCCTGTGCCCCAGACCAACCAAGAAAAGAACCCACGAGGGAGAAGCAGAGGACAGACCCCTGGCTCATTTCACCTTTCCAATGTAATGGGGAGTTTCTATTGAATTAGGAGAGGTTTGCAAGGCAGCACTGTGATCCTATGTTGAGTTTGAATCTGTATCAGAAAGCACCAAGTCAACAACTCCCTGCATTGTCACAGCTGAGCAGCTGAGGTCATCAGCAGCCTCATGGATTCCCGAAAGCTGACCCTGACCATTACTATTAGAGCAGTTTACTTGTGATCTGGCAGCTTGTGCTTTCTTCAAAGAAATATAGCCATACTGTACTCTTCCTTTTCAACACATGTTGACCCTGTATCACTGTTTACCTTAAGAAGCAATTACTTAGAAGGTATTTTTGTACACAGTCATCCCCAGTGATTCTTCATGCAGTACAAATGGGTGAAGAATACACAAATTTGTAGAGCTGTCATAAGCATATAGTTGATGTATTgagttctttgtttaaaaaaaaaaaaagcaacctttaaaaggattttttcttGGGTAAGCCTTACATCAGAACCCCCTGAAGTTTTTAGGTTCAGTGGGAATTTTGCCTGGATAAAGACTAAAAGAGTAGTCTTAATACATGAATAACTTTTCAAAGAGAAAGGGACTCCTCTTTGTTATATGATGCCAGTTCCTCTTTATTAAGGAAGATTTCTGTGGGTCCTGGGTGATCATGTACCGACCAAtgtctttcttaatttttgttactGATGAGATAAATCCTATTTGTAAGGAGATGCTCattggtggctttttttttttttttgcggtatgcgggcctctcactgttgtggcctctcccgttgctgagcacaggctctggacgcgcaggctcagcggccacggctcacgggcccagccgctctgcggcatgtgggatcttcccggaccggggcacgaacccgtgtcccctgcatcggcaggtggactctcaaccactgcgccaccagggaagcccataggtgGCATTTTTGTTGTCCTCATTACATCACTGAAAAGGAGCTGATTCTCTTGTCAATAGCATGAGAAAATCCAGGGCATTTCTGGAAAAGTTAAGCATTAAGATACTGGgataagaaaacaacaacaacaaaattgccTCAGAGAGCCCAAATATTGAGTATTGCATTTTACCTTAGGTAGGGAAATGACTTAAGAAATTTATATGTTAGTTCTGAGTTGCTTGGGGGCCCCAGATGTCTGGCACTAATATTAATAACACTATAACCTCAACTTTTTTTGAGGTAGTGCAAAACTTTCAATCAATCTGAATGAAAAATACTCCAAAAAAGTAATTGTGTTTATTTGATATATGCAAAAAGTAATCAAATTTAGTACTGATGTGTACATTCCTAACTAGCTAGCTGGAGATCATTTAGAAGTTGAGTATGTCAAAGCCACAGAGAACCTGTGCATTAGATCTCGTTCAGTTAGTAACCTTTACTGTGTCCCATGtatgtttgttaaaaaaataaataaaactgaaagcctttGTATAAACTCATTCTTGGGAGTCCGTGTGAGGGGCTGTGTACACTGGGGCTGCCCCTGGTGATGTGCAAAGTGGCAGTATGACCTCTCACTTGGTGCCAGTGTTTCTGTAGGAGTTAAAACACTCTGAGAATTCCAATAACATTTCCCCTAGGCTTCCCACTAGCAGAGCTGGTGTTTTAGGAAACTTCAGTGTATTGGGTGCTTTTCCACCAATTTTGGTAGGTCAATAGGGAAGGTCAATGGACTACCCTTTTGATAGGGGGACAATTGTAAGGGTCATGGCAGCCAAAGTACAGCTGAAAGAGATGGGATGATGGGTTCTGTTCCATTTGGTGTAATTGAAGCAACAGGAGAGACTAGATCAGAACTAACCCTTTCTCTAGCTTTCTCCAGCACAAATGGTAAGTTTTCACTTCTCCACCCTACATTCTACATAGAAGGAGACCAGTGTTTGGCATCACTAGTTGGTAGTGACATTCTGCCACCTTTGCTAACTGCCCAAGGCCGAGTGGACAGAAGTTAACATAAATCTCAACAGGAATGCCTTTGCCAGGCCGCCATTTTCATCCCACACCTTTGGTGTTCCTGACGGGGTTCTGCTGTGATTGTGTTTTAAGAGGTCTCCTGGGGAATAATTGAGACTATCTGCTTTCTATGGAAAGGTTTCAAACTCAACTCCTCTCCTTCATGAGGCAATACAAGATCCACCAAACAAATGAGAGACTTTTCACGATATTCTTTATTGCCCTCAGACCCACATTGACAGTTAACATCAGACTATTTAGAGAACAGTTGTTTCCACCCTTGACCCATGTTGCTTCTGCACTGGTAAAGAGCCTTTCACAGAAATGTAACAAGGTGTACTTTATAGAAAACTTCTAGTTAAATTACCAAGTCCATGCTTTTAAATGTATCTACGAGTGCAAAACTTCCACACCCAAATGTTTTTAGTATCTAAGTCAAATATCAAAGGGTTTGCTACATAATCAGAAATGCACACACCACTATTCTGAAAATGAAGGCACATTTTCCAATAACCAGTGATAAGAAGTGCAGCATTGCCTAAGTGGGTGTGACAGCCTTTGCCCCTGGGCCACAGTGATGGCGTCCAGGGATGACATGTGGCATCTCCAGTTGGCTGCCCTAGAAGCTCAGGGATGTGCCCAGTGTGGCAGCAGGGCTCACAACTGGAAGCCACATCATTTACTGAAGGAGTGAAGTGGATTCACTGAATGTGAGGAGGGAAGGAACTTAAGCCAATTCTCTTTACCCGTTGTGTTAACAAATATCCCAAATGTTGGCCGAATAAtttaggttttattatttttcatagaacAGAGGTTAGAAAACTTGAAATTGGTTTTGTATTTCCACTCCTCAGAGATGTCCAAATACCGATTCTGTTCCAATATCAACGTAGAAAGTGGTAAATTGGCAATAAACCATAGACCTTCACAGTAATTCCTTTTTGTTTCACAAAAGTTAacggaaaacaaaacacaaaattttcaaatatttatcaatatgtataaTTTGCCAtccaaatgctttttaaaaattaataaatatctcaTTATTACACATTAGATGTACACGGAGTTCTCTCCTAATCCTTGGATTTAAACAtcaaattttaattcttatttagtTCTGGATACAAAGAAACATTCATGTACTTAACTTTACAATATTTATTCTGGAACAAGTTATATTCAAAAGTCAAATGAACAGAGACCATTCCACTTGCAACCAACATACAGCTGTTACAAAAAAGTTAATTCAGTGTTCAAAAATGGATTTGCCCATTGATTTCGGCTTTAGTTGTCACTTGATTTGTGGTTAGAAACTTTGGTTGTGGTAAAAATGTCCCAGACAAGTGTGAATTCATGACCTCAAACACCAGGGCCACAGTGTGTGTCCCACTTGCATATATTCCTGCCTACAGCATTTCAAGGTGaaacaacaaaagagaaactTTACATTGCATGAGATGCAGGAAGGAGGCGAGAACAGGCAGAAGCAACCTCACCTCCGCCTCCAGCATCCCTCCTAACACCGACCATTTTTCATGCATGAGGGGGTCCCGGCCTCCTCCTGGGCCATCCATGCCTTGTCTGCCTGTTCTTACCCTCCGCATCCCGTCTGCAGCCTAGTTTGCAAAGCCTTCAGACTCCCCAGACCCACCCAGGAGTTCCACCCTCCAGGGTCCTAGTTGAAGTTGGCCACACCAGCCATCAGGCCTGTCACGCTCCCACACTCTTTGTGCGTTTATTTCCTACTGGACTATATCCTCAGGCAGACGGAACCTTTGCACACTCACAGGAGCCCAGAACAATGCCTACTTCACGTGAACTAACGTAAGATGAGGCCAAGAGAAAGCTGGTTAGAGAAGCCAACAAGCAGTGCGGCTATACCGAGGAAGACCACACTCAGCCCCCAAACACGCCTGCCCAGGCAGCCTCACCAACACCCACCCCTGCTTGTTTTTTTTACATGCTACTGGGTGAACAGGGGATGTAGGTCTGGACGTGCTGccccctcccttcttttttctttttcttcctctgtcctcccatcctttcctttcctgtcttccccCATTGACTTCTCTTCCCTTGTGTCACTTTCCACAGTGGACCCCCCGTGACCCTCTTGTCCTATTCCTGCAGCATCCAGGACCCTCCTCCCTGTGTCTGTAAATTCTAGGATATATCGGTCCCCAAACTCTCCACATTTGTGTAACTTTCTAGTTGTCCTTGTTAGTTAAAATACCAAAACCCAGGGAGGAGCCCCGAAGTGCTAATTGCCCAGTCAACCTGCGTGTGCACACGTACAGACAGAGATGCACGTCCGTTGTAATCAATGTaggtatatgcatgtgtatatatgtatatacagacagacagagatgCACATCTGTCATAATCagtagatatatgtgtgtgtgtgtgtatatatgtatctatacatATGCAATTGATATTCACAAGTCCTGGTATAAAGTTGCAATTTTTCTGGCTGCTATAAAATATGCCAgttttaaaactgtttatttgTTGCTTGCAaacttataaatatgtataaactccattataaataaattgtggcTGGCAGATGGCATTTTATCTGCCAGCAATGATTGCATGGAGTTATAAATGCTTATTAATCCTCCACTTTTAAACTCACAGCATGGACGCTGGGATCTATAACATGAAGTGGCATGAAAACATAATCATACATTAGAGGGGAAAAACCATCAATGAGACAGGTAAGGGCTAGCAATTCGCACCTGAGGATGGTTCTCAAAGTCAAGACTGCCTACCAGCTTCACCCACAATTTATTAGAAAGGCAAATTCTCTGGCCCCATCCAGAACTACTGAGTCAGGAACTCTGGAGAGGACCCCCGATGGCTCTGATGCCTGCCTTTCACCCCAAGTCTGCTTATGAAGGCCTGTCTCTCTGCCAAAGGATTCCCTGGCTTGGTGTGCATAGGACTGGCCAGGACACTGGGGCTAGAAACAGCCTTCCACCAGTGCTGGGCtgtttgggtaaatatctagctCTCTCCCCACGCTGGTGGATTAGCTCTGAGGTATGTCCAGCCCTGCTGCCCTCAGTCCCCAATGCAATTCGTTAGCCACATCCTGGTGACTTGCCTGACCATGCCTTCCTCATcagcttccttcctttccccacccctAAGTCTACATAGGCTCTGAGCTTCTCTCAAGGTCTGCTTCTGAGGGACGCCAAACTAAACAAAGGAATAGAAACACTTCCTTGTCCGTGTGAATGACTCACACCTTTatgcattttggaaaaaaagatgGAACATAAATGTAAACTCAAGGAGGGAAGCACTACTGGCCATTTTCCATCAGGGGCTGAGCTTTATGTACAAGCCCTAAAGGACTCTAATAAGTCCTGCACTCTGTCCTAGATTCAGTCACTGACTGTCGCCACCCTCCAGCAAGTCAATTGGCTCTGGTTTCCTCACTGAAAAATGGGTCCCTCCAGCTGTATTATCCCAGAACACTCCCTTACTTGCTGTCCCCTGAGGAGCAGGGACAGTTCCAGGTTAACAAGATGTGCCAGTCGTTTTTCCACTTCTCTTTCTCAGGACCAACTTAAAGTTTTACTACAGAACCCTAGAGTATCATTCTGAAACCCAAGGCCAAGATCTGTCTGTGTCCTACAGTTACCTATTTACAATCTTTCCACAATCTCCTTCCCACTTCCCACCGGGCTGTCACCGTTCACAGAAAGGCATTTATGGATGGCATCCTTACATACTTGGCCAGCGAGAGAGCACAGATgtacacttttgagagtgaagcATCCCAGGAAACAACTGTCCTCCATGCTTACACATAGTCACTGGCCCCCACAGCCTCTCAGGACAGGGACTGCACAGCCCGGTGGTGCAGGTGGAGAGCCAGGGCTCAGAGAAACTGAGCAACCAGCTCAAGGCCACATGGCTCTGTGCATACGGGAGCCAAGGTAGGCTGCCCGGGGAGCCTGGGATCCAAGGAAACGTGTGACTGGACTTCAAGAAGTGACTGATTCAGGGAAATAAGGACCAGGACATTTGTTTTCAAGGGTTACTTATATAAAGGAGTCACCCAGGCATCTGATGCTACCTGAAAGGAGAGCTCCATTTCAGGAAGCGGGCATCTTCAGGACAGCAGGCTGGACACGGAGCCAGGAGAATGAGTCGACACTGTCCCCAAGCACGGGGCCCTTTGAGGGGGCCGCACAAAGTGCTGTTTCATCCACTCCTCTCCCAGGCCTGCCCTGCTTTCAGCCAGGACTTTCCCTTCGCACTCGGCTTCTCACCTTCTGTCCTCATTGGAAATGATCACTGCTACCCTCCTCCATCAGGAGAACCCCAGTTGGGTCTTTGTCCAGCAACCCCAACAGCTGAGATGGCCCAAAACAGAATCATTGCTCAAATGAAACACAGGTAAAGGCCAGGCAGGCTCCCGGTCCTCTGGCCTCTCAAACATAAAAAGTCCGGAAGTGGTGGCTTAAACATAGGATTTAGGTGGGGAGTTATTTGATTTGAACACACCATCTGACTGTccacctgcttcttttttttttttttttggccgtaccatgtggcttgcaagatcttagttccccaaccagggatcgaacccttggccccggcagtgagagtaccgagtcctaaccactggaccaccagggaattccccacctGCCTCTACTATGAGCTGTTCAGAGTATCCCTAGTAGTCAGATGTCAAAGCTGACTGAAACCAGTGACCAGCAGCCCCACAGAAGCCCCGCAGGCTCCCAGCAGATAGGAGTGTCACTGGAAAGCACAGCTAATTCAAACAGGATGGTGTGGgtaggaaggggaaggggggtcTCCAGAGCTACTTAGCAAGATGGGCCATTTTAGGACTGCTGGACCCTGCCTGGCTCTCCTGGCAGACACAGAGGCCTGGGTCAAGTGGCAGGGGGCCCACGAGAGGGGCAGCAGGTCCTGGCACACTCCGAGGGCCCAGGGTGGCCCGGCACGGCGCTCAGTGACCACGCCCTGGGAGTTGGAGGCCCTGGAGCTGCCCCGACTGTGGCTGCAGCGAAGTTTGCCTCTGAATCCCGAGCTCCCTATGGAGCAGAGCTCAGAGAAGCGCTGAGAGAGTAGAACAGCTCTGTTGCCCACCGACCCTGTAGCCTTGAGCAAGGTGGGCActacctgagcctcagtttccccatctgtgagtGAGGCTCCGTGATACCCAGCATGTGGCGTTAAGGAAGAGAAGAGATGACCCAGGTGAGCTCTTACATGCTTTACATGCTTTACAAATGGGAGAAAACAAAGACTAGAAAATTGCTGCTACACCTCAAATCTGCTCCAATGGCTACAAAGGAGTGCCAGTTATGTCCCACTAGCACTGTTCTGTGGGAAGCGATCTTAAAACCTGagcttaaaaatacatattttgaatgAATATTGAAACAATATTTGATCCCccattacttttaattttctaaattgatTCTCATGCAGAAAGCATATATTGCTTATCACCATTGAGATAAACACTAACTTCAGAGCAGAGAGCTACTAAACCTGCAGATTACCATTTCTTATACtcccaagagaaaaacaaaacagatcaaaTGTTCAGGGGCCCTCAGTTCTTAACTCTTGTTTCCTACTTTCCTTTGCCCTTAACATGAGCGTTTTGGCCTTATGCAGGGGGGTGTGCAATTCTGTTGAAAGAAGTCATTTGATccatttttatatgtgtgtacacTTGCACACAAAGAAGGATCATGCATCCCCATAGAGGTCAGATTTTTATGTATACGTCTGCAGGGCTGCAGGCCTCAAGGAGACAGAGTGCAGGGCAAttctcacagccaccccaaagtctacATTGTCACAGGGGAAGAGCCCAACCTAGCTGCTGTCTGGCATCCCTGTTCAGACCCCACTGCTTTTGGATAACTTGGAGCAGGGTATCTGTTCTGCACCTGAAAACAGACCATTCTAGGAAGAGGCAGGGCAGTCTAGATTAGTGTCAGACTCCCCATAAAGTTCCAATTCACTGCAGAACATTCTAGAAGATTGAAGCCACTGTCAGCTTTGGTTCATTGGACCTTCAAAAGGTAAAAACTCCACAGAAGGCTAACATGAATCCTTGGACCTGCCCCAAGCCATCCTCAGCCAACAGGTCTACCCCATCCTCCCATCCTGGCCATACACACCCTCTAAAAGTAGAAACAGGGTTCACGCACATAGCATTAGAACTTTGTGGAATTAGCGctcattagaattttttaaatctaccatTAACTCCACATTCTCGAAGCATCAAACTTATTACTCTCCAATGCTAAGTGTATGCAGAGAGTCCTTCCGTTGCACTGATGAAGGGGGTGCTGCCCGCAATGGATTTCACTGGGACAAGAGCCAACATTGCAGCACAAGTGAGAAGGTGCCAACGAATGAGTGAATCCTTCCATCTTTTAAAAGACAGCACCTGTTAAATCATATGGTAATCTCAagccaaacattttttaaaagttagaaacaCTGTCGACTTCCTAACACCAAACGACCCAGTAGGAAATCAGTGTTTGATCCCAAAGGAAGGAGCCGGGACAAAGCGCTGCCCAGGGCATGAGCCCTTTTCATGGAGCAATTGGGAAACAATTGTAGAGACAAACCAGCCAATTTACCACCAATCTCTCCAGAAGTGGGACCTCAAACTGATTCCCAAAGCTCTTGAGCCTGGTCCCGAGCTTCAGGCAAACCTGAATCAGCCACAGCTGATGGAATGTCTCCAGGCAGGAACTCTGAGCACATGTGTTTGCACCCGTCTTCCACAGATCGTACACATGCTTCTTCCTCTACTGAATATAAAGGGGGCGGGGTTTTACTAGCAGGTACTGCAGCAGCCTGTTGGCTAAGAGGATGTACAAACCCCCATCTACCCCTCCACTCATCCTCATTTTGTCCTtatacagattaaaaacaaaggaagcaTTTACCTGTCAAGATCTTGATCAGTGAGGCTTATTTTGTGCCCTATTTGGCAGTAAAGTGGATCCCCAAGAACCCCTGGACAACCGGAGTCATGGGAGACGGCATTCCTGTGCTCAGCACTACCTGAAACAGCTGGAGTAATGCCTACTCTTCAGTGCAGCAGCCCTAATCTCTGGTGCTGGAAACCCCATGCACACAGGTGTGATGCAGGCAGCCTGGGAGGCGTCGCCAAGCAGGAGGGACAGCCATGAGGACCAGCACTTCACAGGGCTTTACGTGCAGAGCATAGACAGCATCTTGCCTTATTCTATCACAATCCCAAGTGTTTATTACCGACCCTCCTGCTGCTTCTATTCCCTGTATTGTGCTTAGTAGGTAATACCTTCCCAGTGGACTTTCCCAGTGGAATGGGTCAGCTGAATTAACATTTTGCCCGGACAACTACAGTCAaactttgttttcattaaaaacataCAGCACGGAACATCAGTCTTACATCTTTCTTagtcttaaaaaatataaatatagaggGATAATTTGTACAGGATGTATAGGTATGTACACCTTTAATATGCACATGAGAATTCGGAACAAGTTTATGAAACTTGCACTTTAGGGAGGCCTTCCTCCTGGGGCTTTGAACAAAGCTCTGAGCTAGTGGGCAGATGCTTGAGTTCCCATGGCCCAGTACCCATCTACCGGGAAGAAGTGAGCCCTCCTGACTGCAGGTGCAGTGTCGGGACGGGGCAGCTGGCAGGTCACGGGTTCCTCTCCACCGGCTGCTGAAGGCAGAGCTCGCTCCCGGCAGAGACGATGGGCAGGCTGTTCTCCAGGTGATGGTTGATGAGGTCGTTGATACTGTCAAAGATCCTGTCCTTTGTGCGGATCTGTGAGGGTGCAGAGGGAAGGTTAGCACCACCCACAGGCAAAGGAAGAAGAACGCCCCCCACTGGGAGTCAGAACTGGAGACGCAGCCTCCTTAGCGACCCAGGGTTTCCCTGTGCTTTCAGAGGTGGTGTCTGCTAAGTCCCTGGTCCCTGTCACTGGCCAGTAAATTCAGTCAGTTCATCTGTCCACCCCTCTGGGACTGAGCCATGGCCTCCCCCACCTTTAGCAACCAGGGGCCGTGGTGAGATCCTCTGCATCCCAACAGCCTCCTCTCTCTGGCTCCCCTCCTGCCCTCATGGGATTCATCCCAGAAACCTCTGTCCTGCACCACCCAGCGGTGTCTGCAGgctcccctgcccctgccacctGCAGGCCTTTGCCCGGCGGTACTGGCCCAGACCTCTTCTTCCACCTGGGAACCTAGCTCAGCCTCCAGGTCAGCACCTTCAGGCCCCCGTCCTTCctcaccacccctccccaggccagCTGTCAGCATCTTGCACACCTGCCAGAAAGGAGCCCACAGTTGTGAGGAGGGGCTCCAAATTCCCACTGGAGAGTGACCCTTGCTGGGATGGAGGGGCAGTGCTGCACGTTTCTGGTCACTCAGTTCTAAAGCTTAGTAGGGTGCCTGTCCATGAACTTCTCCTGAATAGATGAAGGCCTGAGATGGGGTGAGGGTGCTGGGTGGTGCTTTGCCTCTTCCCTCTGCACAATGGCCCTGTGCTCTGGTCCCTGGGGGTCACCAGTCCCCCCACCCTGAGCCGGTACACTCACAGTATAGACCACACTTGAAGGAGGCAGTATGAGTTCTGGTCAGGAGCAGTGTCCCAGCGTGCTCCGGATGCAGCCCCGGGGCCCTACTTCTTTGAGAGGGAATGGAGACGGGGCAGGGAGTAGGCCCCTGGCTGTACCCACTAGTGCTCCAGTCCCATTGATGACCCTCACAATGGGTCTGGGATGCCTGGGTACCCCAacccctctctccagcctcattgCTGGGACCCATCCCTCCCTTGGAACAACCAGGGAACAACCATCCCTCCCTCAAGGATCTGAAGGCACATCTATTCTCCTCACTTACTTGTCCCAatattctttccccaagttatttttttgttaattttattggagtatagttgatttaaaatgttgtgttagtttctgctgtacagcaatatGAGTCaggtatacataaacatatatccactcttctttagattcttttcccatataggtcattacagagtactgagtagagttccctgtgctatacagtaggttcttattggttatctattttatatataataatgtgcATATgcaaatcccaatctcccaatttatccctcccccgcccctttccccctggtaaccataaatttcttttctgcatctgtgactctatttctgtttcgtaaataagttatttgtaacatcttttagattccacatataagtgatatcatatgatatttgcctttctgtgtctgaattacttcactcaatatgacaatctctaggtccatccatcctTCTCCAAGTTCTTAATCTCACTCTCCTTTCTTAATGTGGCCacccttttttctccctctccatcAACCCACCAATGGGATGTCCATCTCTAGGCCTTCAGTCCCATATCTCATTCTCTCTCTAAATCTATGCTTCAGGTGTGTATATCAGAAGCCCCTGCCCAGACCATCTGCCCTGggctttaaacttttt
This region of Delphinus delphis chromosome 6, mDelDel1.2, whole genome shotgun sequence genomic DNA includes:
- the S1PR3 gene encoding sphingosine 1-phosphate receptor 3; this translates as MATVLTLHPRPYTSNETLHKHYSYVGKLKDRLKDAPEGSTLTTIVFLIICSFIVLENLMVLIAIWKNNKFHNRMYFFIGNLALCDLLAGIAYKVNILMSGKRTLSLSLTVWFLREGSMFVALGASTCSLLAIAIERHLTMIKMRPYDANKKHRVFLLIGMCWLIAFSLGALPILGWNCLHNLPDCSTILPLYSKKYIAFCVSIFTAILVTIVILYTRIYFLVKSSSRRVASPHNSERSMALLRTVVIVVSVFIACWSPLFILFLVDVACKVKECAILFKAQWFIVLAVLNSAMNPVIYTLASKEMRRAFFRLVCTCLVRGQGALSSPIQPALDPSRSKSSGSNNSSPSPKSKEDLPQTAASPCITDRNKTLQNGILCK